A region from the Schistocerca serialis cubense isolate TAMUIC-IGC-003099 chromosome 1, iqSchSeri2.2, whole genome shotgun sequence genome encodes:
- the LOC126412745 gene encoding cuticle protein 65-like isoform X7 has translation MKFLVIVLATCVAVACSQETREKRGLLGAGVLAAPGAVLAPRVLAAPAIAAAPIVAAPAIAHAPLGVGLGLAHPIIG, from the exons ATGAAGTTTCTG GTGATTGTCTTGGCCACCTGCGTGGCAGTTGCTTGCAGCCAGGAGACGCGAGAGAAGCGCGGCCTCCTGGGGGCGGGAGTTCTGGCCGCCCCCGGCGCTGTGCTGGCGCCGCGCGTCCTCGCCGCCCCCGCCATAGCCGCCGCCCCCATCGTCGCAGCCCCCGCCATCGCCCACGCCCCTCTCGGCGTGGGGCTGGGCTTGGCTCACCCCATCATCGGCTGA
- the LOC126412745 gene encoding cuticle protein 65-like isoform X9, producing the protein MKFLVIVLATCVAVACSQETREKRGLLGAGVLAAPGAVLAPRVLAAPAIAAAPIVAAPAIAHAPLGVGLGLAHPIIG; encoded by the coding sequence GTGATTGTCTTGGCCACCTGCGTGGCAGTTGCTTGCAGCCAGGAGACGCGAGAGAAGCGCGGCCTCCTGGGGGCGGGAGTTCTGGCCGCCCCCGGCGCTGTGCTGGCGCCGCGCGTCCTCGCCGCCCCCGCCATAGCCGCCGCCCCCATCGTCGCAGCCCCCGCCATCGCCCACGCCCCTCTCGGCGTGGGGCTGGGCTTGGCTCACCCCATCATCGGCTGA